In one Mucilaginibacter ginsenosidivorax genomic region, the following are encoded:
- the fabG gene encoding 3-oxoacyl-[acyl-carrier-protein] reductase, with amino-acid sequence MKLLEGKTALITGASKGIGRKIAEKFAEHGANVAFTYLSSVEKGQALEQELQSFGTQVKGYRSDASKYDEAEKLIADIIADFGTLHIVVNNAGITKDGLLMRMTEEAWDEVMNVNLKSIFNVTKAASKIMMKNRNGVFINMSSVVGVQGNAGQGNYAASKAGIIGFSKSMAKELGSRNIRTNVVAPGFIKTEMTEVLDPKVVEGWAAAIPLKRAGATEDVANACVFLASDMATYITGQVIPVDGGML; translated from the coding sequence GCCGAAAAATTTGCCGAGCACGGCGCTAATGTAGCTTTTACCTACCTGTCGTCTGTTGAAAAAGGACAGGCTTTAGAGCAGGAATTGCAAAGCTTTGGCACACAGGTTAAAGGTTATCGCTCCGATGCCTCAAAATACGACGAAGCCGAAAAATTGATAGCCGATATTATTGCCGATTTTGGCACCCTTCATATTGTGGTTAACAACGCCGGTATCACCAAAGATGGTTTACTGATGCGCATGACCGAAGAAGCCTGGGACGAAGTGATGAACGTTAACCTGAAATCTATCTTCAACGTAACCAAAGCCGCTTCAAAAATCATGATGAAAAACCGTAACGGTGTGTTCATTAACATGAGTTCGGTTGTTGGTGTGCAGGGTAATGCCGGGCAGGGCAACTATGCCGCTTCAAAAGCAGGTATTATTGGGTTCTCCAAATCAATGGCTAAAGAATTAGGCTCACGTAATATCCGTACCAACGTTGTGGCGCCCGGTTTTATCAAAACAGAAATGACCGAAGTATTAGATCCTAAAGTTGTTGAAGGTTGGGCTGCTGCCATCCCGCTTAAACGCGCCGGCGCTACCGAAGATGTGGCCAATGCCTGCGTTTTCCTGGCATCAGATATGGCAACCTACATCACCGGGCAGGTTATTCCTGTTGACGGTGGGATGTTATAA